A window of Blautia argi genomic DNA:
GGAATCGCAGGCGATGGAACGGATTACGGATGTCAGATGTTAGTGGCAGCAACAGAACAACCGGAGCGGGCTTATGAGTTGGGAACTGTCTGTGCAAAAGAAGGAACCGCATGCGGATGCAATTGGGCATTTGCTCCGGTCGCAGATATTGATTTTAATTTTCGTAATCCGATCACTAATATCAGAACCTATGGTTCTGACCCAGAACGTGTCAGAAAGATGGCTTTAGAGTATGTAAAGGCAATACAGGAAAATGGTATGGCAGCGGCAGCAAAACATTTTCCAGGAGATGGTGTGGATGAAAGAGACCAGCATATTGTTACGAGTATCAATAGTTTATCTTGTGAAGCATGGGATGAATCCTATGGGAAAATTTATAAAAGCCTGATAGATGCTGGACTGCTGTCAATTATGGTGGGACAAATTGCACTTCCGGCTTACGAAAAAGAATTTGGACAGGGCACAGAAATAATTCGGCCCGCTACACTTTCACCTGTAATCCTACAGGAACTCCTTCGCAAAAAGCTTGGTTTTAATGGTGTGATTTCAACAGATGCGACTCAAATGATCGGGTTCTGCAGTGCAATGCCGAGAGAACTTGCTGTACCGACAGCAATAGAGAGTGGCTGTGATATCTTTTTGTTTAACCGATCGCTGGAAGAAGATTTTGAGTTCATGTTAAAAGGATACGAAAAAGGGATTCTCAGTAATAAACGATTAAATGAGGCGGTAAAAAGAATTCTTGGATTGAAACAGGCTTTGAAATTATCTGAAAAAAAGAAAAACGGGGTACTTATTCAGAAGTGTGAAGATGAAGTGATAGGATGCGAAACACATCGTAAGATGGCTGCGGACTGTGCGGACAGGGGAATTACGCTTGTAAAAGAAGAAGAGGAAATCCTTCCGTTGGACCCACGAAAATATCCGAAAATTTATTTACATATTCTTACGAATGATAATCGTGAACTGCTTGAACAGCAGTATGTATCGCTTTTTGAAAAGGAAGGATTCTGCGTAAAACTTTATGAGGAAGATCCGCCAGAAGGATTTGCGGCAGAGAAAGTATCAGAGTTTAAGAAAAAATATGATCTGGTTGTTTATGTTGTAGATATGGAAAATAAAAGTAACTATGTGACGAACCGTCTGGCATGGAATACCATGCATGGAAGTAACAGCCAGCCATGGTTTGTAAAAGAAGTACCGACAATCATGATTAGTACAGCAAATCCATATCATTTGCTGGATGCACCAATGATTCCTGCTTATATTAATACATACTGTAATACAGAATTTACAAGAAAAGCACTGATAGATAAGCTGTGCGGAAGAAGTGATTTTAAAGGAAAGAGTCCGGTTGATGCATTTTGCGGACAAGGGAGATAAAACGATGTGGGGATTTATATTTGATTTAGATGGAGTAATTACAGATACAGCCAAATATCACTATTTGGCATGGAAAACAATCGCAGATGAATTAGAGATTCCATTTACAGAAGAAATAAATGAAAGGCTGAAGGGCGTCAGCAGAGAAAAATCTTTTGAAATTATTTTGGAAGTCGGAAATCGATTAGATATGAAATCAGAAGAACGGGCCAAATGGTGTGAGAAAAAGAACAAGCTTTATGTCGATTATATAAAACAGATGAAAAAGGATGAAGTGCTGCCCGGGGTCAGAGTATTTCTGGAAAAAATCAGGAAGGGGGGAGATTGTATTGCATTAGGATCAGCAAGTAAGAATTCCAAGCTTATTTTAGAACGGCTGGAATTACAAAAGGCCTTTGATGTGATCGTTGACGGAACGATGGTGACGAAGGCAAAACCAGATCCGGAGGTTTTTTTGCAAGGTGCAAAGAAGATGCATATTAATCCAGAAAACTGTATTGTGTTTGAAGATTCGACGGCAGGAATTGAAGCTGCTCACAAAGGTGGAATGAAAACGGTTGGGATTGGGGATGCAAAGATTCTCAGAAAAGCAGACGGCGTAATCGCCGGATTTGAAGGCTGGACACCAGAAAAAATAGTAGAAGAAGTATTATTTTGTGTAAAGTAGCAAAGGGTAAAAGTGAAGTGCAGGTTGCATACAAGGTGTATGAAGGAGAAAAATGGAAACAAAATATAAAGAAAAGATAGGAATCGGAGAAAAAATTGCATTTATGCTTGGTGGAATGGGAGGAGTGCCGCTGTTTGCACTGATTTCAAGTTTCCTTGTGTATTTTTATACGAATGTTATAGGGCTTGATGCAGGTCTGATAGGAGGGATTATTCTTGTTTCCAAGATTTTTGATGGTGTGTCAGATCTTATTTTTGGAAGTATTATTGATAAAACAAGAACAAAATATGGTGTATGCCGTCCATGGGTCTTGAGGATTGCAATATTTGGAGCAATTGGTATTTTAACTTTATTTACGGTACCGGAAGTAGGTACAACAGGACAGTTGATCTATGTGTTCCTGAGTTATAATATTTCACAGACTGTCATTTATACAATCATGCAGCTGGCCGTGATTAGTCTTCCTACTTACATGACAAGAGATACGAAGCAGAGAACAGGGCTGTTTGTATGGAGTAGTATTGGACAGAGTATTATGACTATCATTATTTCAAGTGTTACATTGGGGATTGTAACAAAATTGGGAGGAAATCAAAAGGCATGGATTATCGCAGCATGTATTTATTCTGTGCTGAGTGCAATTTTCCTTTTTGTAACAGGAATTGTGTGTAAAGAACGTGTAAATCCAGATAAGATTGTTGGGGAAAAAGAAGCAAAGGTTCCATTTGCTGTTGTGTTAAAGAGTATTCTGAAAAATAAATACTGGTTTGAAATTCTTGGCATCGTAATTGTCGGAGCCGGAGCATATGTGGCAAGTCTTCAGATGCATACCTATTATGCACAGTATATTCTTGGAGATATTAATATTGCAAGTGTTATGAATATGGCATATACCATGCCGCTTCTGGTCTGTGGATTTGTACTTCTTCCTTTGAGTCAAAAATTTGGAAAGAGAACAATTATGTTAAGCGGAGTAGGGATTCAGATGATTGGGTGTATTTTAATTATATTGATTCCCAAATCTATGCCGGTAATCTTGGCTGCGACAGTAATGAAGAGCATAGGACAGAGCTGTGCAGCAACTATGTATCAGCCAATGCTTGCAGACTCAATTGAGTA
This region includes:
- the pgmB gene encoding beta-phosphoglucomutase: MWGFIFDLDGVITDTAKYHYLAWKTIADELEIPFTEEINERLKGVSREKSFEIILEVGNRLDMKSEERAKWCEKKNKLYVDYIKQMKKDEVLPGVRVFLEKIRKGGDCIALGSASKNSKLILERLELQKAFDVIVDGTMVTKAKPDPEVFLQGAKKMHINPENCIVFEDSTAGIEAAHKGGMKTVGIGDAKILRKADGVIAGFEGWTPEKIVEEVLFCVK
- a CDS encoding glycoside hydrolase family 3 protein gives rise to the protein MYFQKKKVCTIMIDLKVKPFYLSDEQIKWVEQTMQNMSLEEKIGQLFCPIGLTEERDELQKEYLGKHVGGMMYRAVKNGSDMAATHRYLQEESKIPLLLAANLESGGTGIAGDGTDYGCQMLVAATEQPERAYELGTVCAKEGTACGCNWAFAPVADIDFNFRNPITNIRTYGSDPERVRKMALEYVKAIQENGMAAAAKHFPGDGVDERDQHIVTSINSLSCEAWDESYGKIYKSLIDAGLLSIMVGQIALPAYEKEFGQGTEIIRPATLSPVILQELLRKKLGFNGVISTDATQMIGFCSAMPRELAVPTAIESGCDIFLFNRSLEEDFEFMLKGYEKGILSNKRLNEAVKRILGLKQALKLSEKKKNGVLIQKCEDEVIGCETHRKMAADCADRGITLVKEEEEILPLDPRKYPKIYLHILTNDNRELLEQQYVSLFEKEGFCVKLYEEDPPEGFAAEKVSEFKKKYDLVVYVVDMENKSNYVTNRLAWNTMHGSNSQPWFVKEVPTIMISTANPYHLLDAPMIPAYINTYCNTEFTRKALIDKLCGRSDFKGKSPVDAFCGQGR
- a CDS encoding MFS transporter, with protein sequence METKYKEKIGIGEKIAFMLGGMGGVPLFALISSFLVYFYTNVIGLDAGLIGGIILVSKIFDGVSDLIFGSIIDKTRTKYGVCRPWVLRIAIFGAIGILTLFTVPEVGTTGQLIYVFLSYNISQTVIYTIMQLAVISLPTYMTRDTKQRTGLFVWSSIGQSIMTIIISSVTLGIVTKLGGNQKAWIIAACIYSVLSAIFLFVTGIVCKERVNPDKIVGEKEAKVPFAVVLKSILKNKYWFEILGIVIVGAGAYVASLQMHTYYAQYILGDINIASVMNMAYTMPLLVCGFVLLPLSQKFGKRTIMLSGVGIQMIGCILIILIPKSMPVILAATVMKSIGQSCAATMYQPMLADSIEYGHWKTGIRSQAALMGANGAGQKVGQGLVTALLGGIMSIAGFSGMAAVQSEKAIGSVSGLFLFVPLVFTIIEFAIIYIYDLDKKYDTIMKELEERKGQEA